A part of Armatimonadota bacterium genomic DNA contains:
- a CDS encoding CRISPR-associated ring nuclease has translation MATLGHEPQVVTITLDLLLAQRRSIREVIVVHTASKAVQAGLRAIREEFASGLYPGVHLRAVPVRGPDGPLEDFRSEADVRGLLAALYRAVRDGKRAHPVVHLSLAGGRKVMGVAAMVVAQLLFGPEDRAWHLLSEGWQPGAERRMHLQPGETAYLVPVPVLRWTDSGLMLAVLAELDDPMEAIRRYEEIVRGERMRRRREFVERWLTPAEREVARLACQGLDNAGIARRLGRSPRTVANQLSQVYSKMADWLGFDGPPPSRPQLLAELAPYFEVVASSK, from the coding sequence GTGGCCACGCTAGGCCACGAGCCCCAGGTGGTCACCATCACCCTTGATCTGCTTCTGGCGCAGCGCCGCTCCATCCGTGAAGTCATCGTAGTCCACACTGCCTCGAAGGCGGTGCAGGCAGGCCTGCGGGCCATCCGGGAGGAGTTCGCCTCAGGCCTTTACCCTGGTGTGCACCTGCGCGCGGTACCCGTACGGGGTCCGGACGGCCCTCTGGAGGACTTCCGCTCCGAGGCGGACGTCCGCGGGCTGCTGGCCGCCTTGTACCGCGCGGTGCGGGACGGCAAACGAGCCCACCCGGTGGTCCACCTGTCCCTGGCCGGAGGTCGGAAGGTCATGGGGGTGGCGGCCATGGTAGTGGCCCAGCTCCTGTTCGGGCCGGAGGATCGCGCCTGGCACCTGCTGAGCGAAGGCTGGCAGCCCGGGGCCGAGCGGCGCATGCACCTCCAGCCGGGCGAGACCGCGTACCTGGTCCCCGTGCCCGTGCTGCGCTGGACCGACTCCGGCCTCATGCTGGCGGTCCTGGCCGAGCTGGACGACCCCATGGAGGCCATCCGTCGGTACGAGGAGATCGTCCGGGGGGAGCGCATGCGGCGCCGGCGGGAGTTCGTGGAGCGCTGGCTCACCCCGGCGGAGCGGGAGGTGGCGCGCCTGGCCTGTCAGGGTCTGGACAACGCAGGGATCGCTCGCCGGCTGGGCCGCAGCCCGCGCACGGTGGCCAACCAGCTGAGCCAGGTGTATTCGAAGATGGCCGACTGGCTGGGCTTCGATGGCCCTCCGCCGAGCCGGCCCCAGCTGCTCGCGGAACTGGCCCCGTACTTCGAGGTGGTCGCATCCTCCAA